The DNA window GCGCGGGCGGTGCGCGAACCCGCTCCGTCAGGCGCGGCGGTGGGGTGTGGAGGTGCTGCTCCTCGACCTCCACCGCGCTGGCGCCCTGGAAGGGGAGGGCGCCGGTGAGGAGCTGGTACATGAGGACCCCGAGCGCGTACACGTCGGTCCGGGCATCGACGGACTGGCCGAGGATCTGCTCCGGGGCCATGGCCACCGGCGTTCCGAGCACCGCGCCCGCGCTCGTCAACCCCGGCCACCCCTCCGTGGGTTGGACCTTGGCGATGCCGAAGTCCACCAGCTTCACCGTGAAGCCCTCCGCGCGCGGTAGCAGCATCACGTTCCGAGCCTTCAGGTCGCGATGGAGGACTCCCGCGCCGTGGGCCTGAGCCAACGCGCCGCCCAGCTCCTCCATCACCGTGTGCAGCTCCGGCAGGGAGAAGGGGCCGCGCCGCGCGAGCCACTGCTCGAGGTCCTCGCCCTCCAGCCACTCCATGGCCAGCCACGGGCGGCCGTCTCTCAGCTCGCCGTACTCGAGGATTCGGACGATGTTCGGGTGGCTCAGCCGCTGGAGCGTGTCGGCCTCCAGCTTGAAGCGACGCAACAGCGCCGTGACGTGGGCGAGCTCCGGGTGCAGCACCTTGAGCGCGGCCGGGACGCGCGTGTCGATGTGCGACGCGCGATACAGGGACGCGGTGAGGCCCGGGTGGACGAGGGCCTCCACGACCCAGGGACCGACGAGGGCTCCTGGTGCGAGCGCGCTTCCGTACAGGGCCACCGCCGTGTCCGGTGGCGCCGTGGCTCGCTCGTCTCGTGACATCACTCCCCCTCCGAGGCCCGCGTTGAGTCGACTGCTATCACGGGCCGTTGCCGTCGTGTCTTCCAACCACGTCCAGGGGGCGCACGCGCGCCGCCCACAGCGGGGCCTCCGTCGCCGTGGTCTCGAGCTCCGCGACCCAGCGTGCCCAAGCCACCGTGTCGCCGGCGCGCCGCGCCGCGCGCGCCGCCCAGACGAGGATCTCCATGCGGTCCTCCGAGGTGACCTGGGTTCGCGCGGCCTCGACCTGCTCCCGCCAGGAGTCGGCGGAGTAGGGGATCGTCCCGTCGGATTCGTCGACCACGCGTCGGACCACTCCACGCATGAGCTGATCCGCCGCGGACAGGCGCGCGAGCGTGGGGGCCTCCTCGAGCCACAGGAGTTGCCGACGCGTCTCCTCGAGGTCGCCCAGCTCGCAGCACAGGCGCGCCACCAGCAGCGCGTCCTGCGCCATGGAGCGGGGGAAGAACCGCTGACTCAGCGTGCCCGCGCGTCGCGCCAGGATGAGCGCCTCCGCCGCGCGCCCCTGGTACCCGAGCAGCGAGGCGAGGTTGAAGGCGGAGGTGCGTTCGATCTGCACGTTGCCCAGCTCGCGGCCCAGCGCCACCGCGCGCTCCAGGTCCTCGCGCGCGCTGGCGATGGCCCTTCGCTGGACGTGCAGCACCATGCGGTTGTTGAGCGTGGCGCCCAGGTGCAGCGTGTCGCCGGTCGCTTCGCAGAGGGCGATGGCCTCGTCGAAGCGCCGCGCGGACTCCTCCAGCCGCCCTGTCCACCCCAACATCGCTCCGAGCATGGCCAGGGCGATGGCCTCCGTCTCCTCGTCTCGCGCCTTCCGGGCGGCGACCACCGCCTCCTCGAGGGGAGTGATTGCGCCCGCGATGTCCTCTCCCCGCACGAAGACACGCGCGCGCGCCAGGGCATGGCGGGCCGCGAGCTCGGTGGGGACGGGGGTGCCGACCGTTCGCAGCGCCTGCTCCAGCAGCGCGGCGGAGCCCTCGCTGTCGTCCTGCCAGTCCAGGACCGTGGCCTCCTCGAGGAGGAGGTCCGCCTCCCGCACGGCGTCGCCTCGTCGCGAGGCGAGGGACCGCGCCTCGCGGAGGTCGCCCAGGGCTTCGTCGACCCGCTGGAGCCGGTAGCGCAGCCGCCCGCGCCCGGACAGCAGCTCCATCCGACGGGCCTCGTCCTCGCGCGGCGCGAGGTCCAACGCGGCCGTGTAGTGTCGCTCCGCCTCCAGCAGGCGATGGGCGCGCCGCCCCTCCTCCGCCAGGGCGTGGTGCAGCTCCAGCGCGAGCCCGGCCTCCCCCGCGCCCAGGGCCAGTCGCGCGCGCCGCGCCCCGGACAGTCCCGGCAGGCTCCTCAGCGCGACGGCGCAGACGCGCCGCAGCGATGCCTCGCCGAGCCGGCTGGCGAAGGCCTCTCGCAGGGTGGGGTGCTCGAAGCGCCAGTGCCGGGGACCGCGAGGGGCGAGCAGTCCGGCCCGGGCCAGCCGCTCCAGGCCGACGCCCGGGTCCCAGGACGGGTCGAGGGCGTCGTCACGCGCGTCCAGGTTCAGGAGCACGGTGGAGACCTCCTCTTCGCGCACGTCGTCGCCCAGGACCGAGGCCACCTGCAGCAATGTGCGGAGCCCCGGGGCGAGCGACGCGAGGGCGCGCTCCGCCACCCGCTCGTCGGGCCCCGTCGCCTCCGTGGCGAGGGTGTCGAGCGCGTCCGCCGCGAGGTACGCGCCGCCCCCCGGGCGCACGCGGATGGCCCCCGCCGCCCGCAGCGCGCGGACTGTCTCGACCATCCGCAGGGGAGAGCGGCCACACCGCTCCGCCAGCTCCCGGAGGACTCCCTCGGCGGGGACGTCGATGGGCCAGAGCCACTGGCGCAGCAACTCGCGGGAGGCCGCCTCGTCCAGCGGGCCGAGCTCGCGTTGGCGGAAGTCCCGCGCGCGCTCACCGAGGTACGGACGCAGCTCCATCAGCCGGCGTCTGCCCGCGAGCACGACGCCCAGGGGAACGCGGGGGCCGCCCAGCGTGGCCAGCTCCAGCGCGTCGAGTGCGATGGGGTCGAGCAGGTGCGCGTCGTCGACGAGGACGACGAGCGGATGACGTGCCGCGAGCTGGTGGAGTCGGGCGGCGATGAGCCGGGCGAGGTGCTGGCGTCGCGCGGCCGGATGCGTGGGCAGGCCCCTGGCCGGGGGCGCGGACGCCTGGAGGAGCTGGTCCACCGCCTCTGCCGCCGAGGTGCCCGGCGGCAGGTCGAGGACCCCGACGAGGAGGTGTCGCAGCCCTCCATCGCTCGTGCTGGCCTCGCCGGCGGGTGTCTCGACGCGGAGTCCGCGCACCTTCCCGGAGGCGGCGAGCTCCCGGTGGTGCTCGTCCAGCAGCCGCGTCTTGCCCACCCCCTCCTCGCCCAGCAGGACCCCCAGGACGGGGCCACCGCGCGTCTGGAGCGCGGGCGCGAACTCGCGCAGCCAGCGCAGCTCCGCGTCCCGACCGAGGAGCGCGACGGCGCGGGGGGCCTCCACCGGGGGCATGGCCTCGGGGCCGCTCCGGGGGAGCGCCTCGTCGTCTCCGAGCCACGTCCTGGCCTCCTTCGTGAGGAACAGGCGCGAGGGCTCGCTTGGGGCCGGCCACCATCGCTCCGGTCGTTCCAGCGCCGCGCCCGCCAGGGTCCACCGTCCCGCACGCTCGCGCACGCGCAGGGCCGCGCGGTGCACGGCGCGCGCGGAGCCCGGGGGCAACACGGGCGCGAGGGCCTCCGCGGCCCGGAGCGCCGCCCTCAGCCCGGCCTCCACGTGGGGCGCGCGCGGGAAGGCGAACACGGCGAGGCCCGCCTCCACCCGGGCCAGCTCCGCGCCAGTCGTCGAGAGGGCCGCCAGCAGCGTGGGAATCTCCCCGGTCGTCCGGACCGCCAGCAACGCCACGTCCCGGGGCTGCAGGGGACGGGGCTTCTCGTCGTCCAACGGACCCGCCGGCGGCTCTTCGGTGGAATCCGTCCCGGGCGTGGGGGCACGGAGCCGCTCGAGGTCCTGACGCAGCGCCGCCGCGCTCGGCGGACGCGCTTCGGGGGCCTTGGCCAGCAGCCGCTGCACGAGCGCCTCGACCTCCGGGGGAATCGCCGTCGGCGCGAGCCGGGAGACGAGGGGCGGGCGACGCGACACGTGCGCGTGGATCACCTCCGCCGCGTCCCCGACGAAGGGCGGCCGTCCCGTCAGCAGCTCGAAGGCGATGACCCCCACGGCGTACAGGTCCGCGCGCGCGTCCACGCCCCGGGCGTCGAGGCCCTGCTCGGGCGCCATGTACTCGGAGGTCCCCAGCCGCTGCCCGGTCCGTGTCACCGTCGTCGCGGGCGCCGCGTCCTCCGGGGCCTCCCGCCAGCGCGACAGGCCGAAGTCCACGAGCACCAGGCGCTCCCCGGCCACGAGGAGGTTGTCCGGTTTGAGGTCCCGGTGGACGACCCCCGCCGCGTGGACCCGCTCCAGCACCCGGGCCAGTCCGAGCAGCAGGCCATGGGCCTCGGGCCAGGTCAGCGCTCCCGCTCCCTCCCACTCCGACAACAGTCGTCCGAGCGTGACGCCAGGGATCAGCTCCATCTCCACCACGGCGGCGCCGAGGCGATCCCGGTGCTCACCCAGCAGCGCCGGCGCCGCGGGAGGGCCGACGCGGCGCAGGGCCTCCACTTCGCGGGGGAGCCGCTCCGTGGCGTGCGCCTCCAGCACCTTGAGGGCCACCCGCCTGCCGTCCACGAGCCGGCGCGCCGCGTAGACGCGACCGAAGCCGCCGCGTCCGAGCGCGGACTCCACCTGGAAGCCAGGCACGTCCGGAGGCGGGAGCGAGCCGGGGGGCACTCGGGTGGGGAGCGGCGCTGTCGGGTGGAGAGGGCAGCGCTCCACCACGCGACGGTGGCAGGTGGGACAGCGCATCAAGGTCGTCTGCGAGGGCGGAGCTTGGACGTTCGTGCGTGTGGCCTCCCGCAGCATCGCCGCTCGACGGCGCTGACGGAAGACTCCCCCCTCGCGACGACGGCTGCCCGCCCATGGAGGGACGGGCGGCGAGAGGGCCCGGAGCGGCTCCCCGGGCCCGGAGCGCTAGTCGCTCATCTCCGGCAGGTCTGGCAGGGTGTCCGGGTCCAGCTTGAGGATGACGCACAGCCGCGTCAGGGTGGAGATGGTCGGGACCATCACTCCTCGCTCCACGCGGGCGAGGACCTCCACGGGCATCTCCAGGCGCTCGGCGACCTCCTCCATGCCGAGCCCCGCCTGCTGGCGGGCGGCCTTCAGTGCTGCCCCGAGCACCTCGGCCCTTTCCGCGCGACTCGTCTTCATGGGCGCGAGCATGACGCCATCTGGCCCGCTCGTCATCCAATTCACCACATGCTTGATGTCCGAAGCATGCCCCCCAACAGTGCCAGGGGCCATCGGGTCGCCCCTTCCGGGGGAGGGCGCTCGGGCCCCTGGCGCGTGGGGCGCCCCGGGGCTGCCCCGGAGGCGGGGTGGGCGCCCGCCGGGGCCGTGCGCACGCTGGCGACGGGGGAGCGGCATTGGCTGCCGGGCGGGGGCTGTGTTAGGCCGCCCCTCCCCGCCAGCCTGCCCAGGAGCCAGGAGAAGCGAATGACCCGTCGCCACGTCCGCGTCGTCGGTGCGATGCTCGAGAACGAGCAGGGCCGCTACCTCATCACCCAGCGCCCGCCCACCGCGTCGCTTCCCCTGCTGTGGGAGTTCCCGGGTGGACGCGTGGAGGAGGGAGAGAGCGACCCGGAGGCGCTGGTCCGGGAGATTCACGAGGAGATGGGCGTGGCGGTGGAGGTGCTGGATCAGGCCATGCACACCCGGCACGAGTACCCGACCTACGACATCGACTTCCGGGTGTTCCGCTGCCGCCTCGCGGAGGCGGAGGGCAACATCCAGCACCTGCGGGTGCACGACCACCGCTGGGTGACGCTGGAGGAGATGTCGGGCTACCGCTTCCCCGACGCCGACGCGAAGACGCTGGCGAAGCTGCTCGACCTGGACGCGTGACATGGGGTGGGGGGCGTTGCGCGGCGTGTTGATGGCCCTGGCCCTGGGGGCCTGCTCCAGTCCGAAGCCGGTGCCCCCGGACGCCGGACACGTGGAGCCCACCCCGGAGCCGTCCTCCGTGGGACTCCCGGGGTGCGCGGCCTATGGCGAACCCCAGAAGGTGGGCGTGGTGCCCCGGCAGCTGCCGGAGCTGTCCGGCCTGGCCGCCAGCCGACGCCACCCGGGCGTCTTCTGGGCGCACAACGATTCGGGCAACGACTTCGAGCTGTTCGCCATCGACGAGACCGGCAAGGTCCGGGCCCGCTTGTCCCTGACGGGGGCCGACCCCAAGGACATCGAGGACGTGGCGGTGGGGCCGTGCGCGCCAGGGGACGCGCGCGGGTGTGTCTTCCTGGCGGACATCGGCGACAACTTCGCCCTGCGCGACAGCGTGCGCCTGTACCGGTTGCCGGAGCCGGAGGTGCTCGGCGACGCCGAGGTGGCGGTGGAGGTGCTCTCCTTCACCTACCCGGATGGCGCGCATGACGCGGAGGCGCTGGTGGCGGACCTCCGTTCGGGGCGGCTGGCCGTCATCACCAAGACGCGCCACTCGCTGGGGGACGTGTACGCGCTGGACGGCTTGACGCCCGGCACCGTCACCCAGGCGACGAGGCTGGGCAAGCTGACGGCGCCGGAGGGCCAGGACCGGGTGACGACCGCCGCGTCCCTGCACCCCACCGGGCAGCGCCTGCTCCTGCGCACCTACAGCCGGGTGTGGGAGGTGCGCCGCGCCGGGGCCGCGAACCTGGAGGAGCTGCTCGGCGGCGCCGTCGTGCAGGTCCCGCACGGCAGCCAGGCCCAGGCCGAGGCCATCGCCTTCCTGGCCGATGGGCACGGCTACCTGCAGGGCACGGAGTTCAGCGGTCAACCGTTGTGGCGTGTCGGGTGTCGCTGATCCGCGCCCCGGGCCCCCGCGAGTGTCGTGAAGCCGGCCCGCCGGGTTGACGGTGTGGCGCCGGTGAACATCTTTGGCCGGCTAGAGGTGTCGCCATGCGGGCACGGGGTCCGCACGAGCGAGGAGGGGGAGGGCGAGCGTGCCGACGATGAAGCCACAGGAGCTCCCGCCGGGGATGGGCCCGCGGGGTAAGAAGACAGACAAGCCAGGGTCGCCGGGCAAGGGTTTCAAGTTCGGCTCGCCCCTGGGCTACATCCTGCTGCTCGTCCTGGGCTTCCTGCTCTTCCGGAACGTCTTCCAGGACGCCGGGGTCCGCCGGGTCAGCTACAGCCAGTTCCGCGACGCGGTGGAGTCCGGCAACTTCAGTCGGGTCCAGATCTCCAACGAGTGGGTGAAGGGCTTCCTCAAGGACACCGCGCAGCCGCCCCCCCAGGGGGACCGGCCGCTGCGCGGCGAGCCCAGCGCGCTGCCGTGGATGGCCTACCGCGTCCAGGGGGACGAGTCGCTCGTCCCGCTCCTGGAGCAGAAGGGCGTGCAGTTCGAGGCGGTGCCGCAGTCCGGCCTGGGCGAGGCGCTGTGGATCTGGCTCTTGCCGCTGGGCCTGTTCTTCCTCTTCTGGAGCTTCATGATGCGGCGGGTGGCTGGCGGCATCGGCCAGGGGCCGCAGAGCGTCATGAGCTTCGGGAAGACGCGCGCCAAGGTGCAGGCGGAGGCCGACACGGGCGTGGGCTTCAAGGACGTGGCCGGCGTGGACGAGGCGGTGGACGAGCTGCGCGAAATCGTCGAGTTCCTCAAGACGCCGGAGAAGTTCCGCCGCCTGGGCGGGCGCATCCCCAAGGGCGTGCTGCTGGTGGGGCCGCCGGGCACGGGCAAGACGCTGCTGGCGCGCGCGGTGGCGGGCGAGGCGGGCGTGCCCTTCTTCAGCCTCTCCGGTTCGGAGTTCGTGGAGATGTTCGTCGGCGTGGGCGCGGCGCGCGTGCGGGACCTGTTCGCCCAGGCCACCTCGAAGGCGCCGTGCATCATCTTCATCGACGAACTGGACGCCATCGGCAAGAGCCGCAACGCGGGCATCGCGGGGGGCCATGACGAGCGCGAGCAGACGCTCAACCAGCTGCTGGCGGAGATGGACGGCTTCGACAGCCGGGCGGGGCTCATCATCCTGGCGGCCACCAACCGGCCGGAGATCCTCGACAGCGCGCTGCTGCGCCCGGGCCGCTTCGACCGGCAGGTGCTGGTGGACCGGCCGGACAAGCGCGGCCGCGAGCGGGTGCTGGAGATCCACGCCCGGGGCGTGAAGCTGGGGCCGGACGTGGACCTGAAGGCCATCGCCGCGCGCACGCCGGGCTTCGCGGGGGCGGACCTGGCCAACGTGGTGAACGAGGCGGCGCTGCTGGCGGCGCGGCGCAACCGCGACGCGGTGATGCGCGCGGACTTCGAGGAGGCCATCGAGCGCGTCGTCGCGGGCCTGGAGAAGAAGAACCGCCGCATGAACGAGCGCGAGAAGGAGATCGTCGCGCACCACGAGGCGGGCCACGCCGTGGTGGGGTGGATGCTGCCGCACGCCGAACGCGTGACGAAGGTCTCCATCATCCCGCGCGGGCTGGCGGCCCTGGGCTACACCATGTCGCTGCCCCTGGAGGACCGCTACCTCATGTCGCTCGACGAGCTGCGCGACAAGATGGCGGGGATGATGGGTGGACGCGCCGCGGAGGAGATCTTCATCGGCGAGGTGTCCACCGGCGCGTCCAACGACATCCGCCAGGCCACCGAGGTCGCCCGGATGATGGTGCGCGACTACGGCATGAGCACGCTGGGCCCGGTGGCGCTCAGCGCGGACCACGGCGCCAACTTCCTGCGGTCGGCGGGCCTGCCCGAGTCGCGGACGTACTCCGAACAGACGGCGCGGATGATCGACGAGGAGGTGCGCAAGCTCGTCAGCGAGGCGTTGGACCGGGCCCGCGAGGTGCTCACCACCAACAAGGACAAGGTGCAGGCCCTGGCGGCGCGCCTGCTCGCCGTGGAGGTCGTGGAGGAGGACACCATGGTGTCCATCCTCGGCCCCAAGGTGCTGGCGCAGCGGGGCCTGCTGCACCCCGAGGCCCGGCAGGTCATCTCCGCGCACCCGGTGGGCGGCACCAACGACGAGCAGCCCCCGCCCACCCAGCACAGCCAGACGAAGCTCGACTCCTAGCCGCCTGGATGCCTGCCTCCCTGGCGGGCCCACGCCCCGCGTCGCCGCGCGTTCCTGCGGTGACGCGAGGGCGAAATTATCTTGTCGCGGAAAGGAGGCGTCGCCGTGGAGAACAGGATCGGCAAGAGCTACGTGGCCCGGAAGGCCCTCTTCGCCAAGGGGCTCAAGGAGGGGCGGCTGACGGTGCAGGAGATCGAGGAGGCGCTGCCCGCGGGCACGCTGACGGCGGCGGAGCGCTGGCTCCTCTACTACTCGCTTCGCGCCGCGCAGGTGGAAATCATCGACGAGGTGACGGGCCAGGTCGACCATGGGTTCATGGCCGAGGCCCCCGCCCCGCAGGAGCACTAGCTCCCGCGCGTTGACACGCCCTCGCACGCGGTTAGGTTGGGCCCGCCAACCCGACCCGCGCGCGAGCGCGTCCACCCACCCGCATTCAGGTTCGACAT is part of the Myxococcus stipitatus genome and encodes:
- a CDS encoding serine/threonine-protein kinase → MSRDERATAPPDTAVALYGSALAPGALVGPWVVEALVHPGLTASLYRASHIDTRVPAALKVLHPELAHVTALLRRFKLEADTLQRLSHPNIVRILEYGELRDGRPWLAMEWLEGEDLEQWLARRGPFSLPELHTVMEELGGALAQAHGAGVLHRDLKARNVMLLPRAEGFTVKLVDFGIAKVQPTEGWPGLTSAGAVLGTPVAMAPEQILGQSVDARTDVYALGVLMYQLLTGALPFQGASAVEVEEQHLHTPPPRLTERVRAPPALEAVMLRCMAKRPDERWPDVASFLAALRATVAPEDSEVWALGLYVDLRFPQGVDEPTDEALDTRDAALDALRDTLEATGWRLAMTGGNALLAWRPLPATPDDRERERERGRAQTKRLLTTVLAKLGSDVEARFYLRTAPARLERTDTGSLRLEGGLLLRLEQWARGGAAGTLTEEAPC
- a CDS encoding serine/threonine-protein kinase PknK → MRCPTCHRRVVERCPLHPTAPLPTRVPPGSLPPPDVPGFQVESALGRGGFGRVYAARRLVDGRRVALKVLEAHATERLPREVEALRRVGPPAAPALLGEHRDRLGAAVVEMELIPGVTLGRLLSEWEGAGALTWPEAHGLLLGLARVLERVHAAGVVHRDLKPDNLLVAGERLVLVDFGLSRWREAPEDAAPATTVTRTGQRLGTSEYMAPEQGLDARGVDARADLYAVGVIAFELLTGRPPFVGDAAEVIHAHVSRRPPLVSRLAPTAIPPEVEALVQRLLAKAPEARPPSAAALRQDLERLRAPTPGTDSTEEPPAGPLDDEKPRPLQPRDVALLAVRTTGEIPTLLAALSTTGAELARVEAGLAVFAFPRAPHVEAGLRAALRAAEALAPVLPPGSARAVHRAALRVRERAGRWTLAGAALERPERWWPAPSEPSRLFLTKEARTWLGDDEALPRSGPEAMPPVEAPRAVALLGRDAELRWLREFAPALQTRGGPVLGVLLGEEGVGKTRLLDEHHRELAASGKVRGLRVETPAGEASTSDGGLRHLLVGVLDLPPGTSAAEAVDQLLQASAPPARGLPTHPAARRQHLARLIAARLHQLAARHPLVVLVDDAHLLDPIALDALELATLGGPRVPLGVVLAGRRRLMELRPYLGERARDFRQRELGPLDEAASRELLRQWLWPIDVPAEGVLRELAERCGRSPLRMVETVRALRAAGAIRVRPGGGAYLAADALDTLATEATGPDERVAERALASLAPGLRTLLQVASVLGDDVREEEVSTVLLNLDARDDALDPSWDPGVGLERLARAGLLAPRGPRHWRFEHPTLREAFASRLGEASLRRVCAVALRSLPGLSGARRARLALGAGEAGLALELHHALAEEGRRAHRLLEAERHYTAALDLAPREDEARRMELLSGRGRLRYRLQRVDEALGDLREARSLASRRGDAVREADLLLEEATVLDWQDDSEGSAALLEQALRTVGTPVPTELAARHALARARVFVRGEDIAGAITPLEEAVVAARKARDEETEAIALAMLGAMLGWTGRLEESARRFDEAIALCEATGDTLHLGATLNNRMVLHVQRRAIASAREDLERAVALGRELGNVQIERTSAFNLASLLGYQGRAAEALILARRAGTLSQRFFPRSMAQDALLVARLCCELGDLEETRRQLLWLEEAPTLARLSAADQLMRGVVRRVVDESDGTIPYSADSWREQVEAARTQVTSEDRMEILVWAARAARRAGDTVAWARWVAELETTATEAPLWAARVRPLDVVGRHDGNGP
- a CDS encoding helix-turn-helix domain-containing protein is translated as MTSGPDGVMLAPMKTSRAERAEVLGAALKAARQQAGLGMEEVAERLEMPVEVLARVERGVMVPTISTLTRLCVILKLDPDTLPDLPEMSD
- a CDS encoding (deoxy)nucleoside triphosphate pyrophosphohydrolase, whose amino-acid sequence is MTRRHVRVVGAMLENEQGRYLITQRPPTASLPLLWEFPGGRVEEGESDPEALVREIHEEMGVAVEVLDQAMHTRHEYPTYDIDFRVFRCRLAEAEGNIQHLRVHDHRWVTLEEMSGYRFPDADAKTLAKLLDLDA
- the ftsH gene encoding ATP-dependent zinc metalloprotease FtsH, whose translation is MGPRGKKTDKPGSPGKGFKFGSPLGYILLLVLGFLLFRNVFQDAGVRRVSYSQFRDAVESGNFSRVQISNEWVKGFLKDTAQPPPQGDRPLRGEPSALPWMAYRVQGDESLVPLLEQKGVQFEAVPQSGLGEALWIWLLPLGLFFLFWSFMMRRVAGGIGQGPQSVMSFGKTRAKVQAEADTGVGFKDVAGVDEAVDELREIVEFLKTPEKFRRLGGRIPKGVLLVGPPGTGKTLLARAVAGEAGVPFFSLSGSEFVEMFVGVGAARVRDLFAQATSKAPCIIFIDELDAIGKSRNAGIAGGHDEREQTLNQLLAEMDGFDSRAGLIILAATNRPEILDSALLRPGRFDRQVLVDRPDKRGRERVLEIHARGVKLGPDVDLKAIAARTPGFAGADLANVVNEAALLAARRNRDAVMRADFEEAIERVVAGLEKKNRRMNEREKEIVAHHEAGHAVVGWMLPHAERVTKVSIIPRGLAALGYTMSLPLEDRYLMSLDELRDKMAGMMGGRAAEEIFIGEVSTGASNDIRQATEVARMMVRDYGMSTLGPVALSADHGANFLRSAGLPESRTYSEQTARMIDEEVRKLVSEALDRAREVLTTNKDKVQALAARLLAVEVVEEDTMVSILGPKVLAQRGLLHPEARQVISAHPVGGTNDEQPPPTQHSQTKLDS
- a CDS encoding RNA polymerase sigma factor region1.1 domain-containing protein, with the protein product MENRIGKSYVARKALFAKGLKEGRLTVQEIEEALPAGTLTAAERWLLYYSLRAAQVEIIDEVTGQVDHGFMAEAPAPQEH